One window of Sphingobacteriales bacterium genomic DNA carries:
- a CDS encoding GNAT family N-acetyltransferase, translating to MNSTSCFVEAILPKRCVPVQSTEVGITTEIYETISDIASSEWDHVVSRQNNLFLTHAYLSALEESHRNILRFRYLLFFFQNKVVGAACFQLFEVIAKEALKNEPEPDLQIPSSFYKRMVGGLRKKIRDISFRQISKLRLRVLVCGNALLTGEHGVFFSPQITSFQAGFLLSHAISRIEAEEKAAGRAINLTLIKDFPQNKAAEARKLLDFGYKEINFQPNMLMTLPEEWKSFDHYLLALSSKYRIRTKKVLSKGSKLEKKEFDLHDIRENLPEIYNFYLEVANSMDFNMLSAQPGYFVELKRQLEDRFVVNGYFLEGKLVGFICAFAANNHLEVHFTGYDHTINKEFAIYSNMLYDMVGLGLYRGVATLSFGRTALEIKSTVGAVGADMPAFIKYNNPCVHRFLIPLINQFNNTGWIPRHPFKHPAMEQ from the coding sequence ATGAATAGTACTTCCTGTTTTGTAGAAGCCATCCTGCCCAAGCGCTGTGTTCCGGTTCAATCCACCGAAGTTGGAATTACCACAGAAATTTACGAAACCATTTCAGACATTGCTTCCTCTGAATGGGATCACGTAGTGTCGCGACAGAACAATTTGTTTTTAACCCATGCCTATTTATCAGCCCTCGAAGAAAGCCACAGGAACATCCTGCGCTTCCGCTATCTCCTTTTTTTCTTTCAAAACAAGGTAGTTGGCGCTGCTTGTTTTCAACTGTTCGAGGTCATAGCCAAAGAGGCCTTGAAAAATGAACCCGAACCGGATTTGCAAATCCCGTCTTCCTTTTACAAGAGGATGGTGGGCGGCCTTCGCAAAAAAATACGGGATATTTCTTTCAGACAAATCTCTAAACTTCGGCTCAGGGTCTTGGTTTGCGGCAATGCCTTACTGACCGGAGAACATGGCGTATTCTTTTCGCCGCAGATAACCTCTTTTCAGGCAGGTTTTTTATTGAGCCACGCAATTTCTCGCATTGAAGCTGAAGAAAAGGCTGCCGGCAGAGCGATTAATCTGACTCTCATCAAGGATTTTCCTCAAAACAAAGCCGCAGAGGCTCGAAAACTGCTCGATTTTGGCTATAAGGAAATAAATTTTCAGCCAAATATGCTGATGACCTTGCCCGAAGAATGGAAAAGTTTTGACCACTACCTTCTCGCTTTGTCTTCCAAATACCGCATCAGAACCAAAAAGGTGTTGAGTAAAGGCAGCAAGCTGGAAAAAAAAGAATTTGACCTGCACGACATCCGCGAAAACCTGCCCGAAATCTATAACTTCTACCTCGAAGTAGCAAACAGTATGGATTTCAACATGTTAAGCGCCCAACCCGGTTATTTTGTCGAGTTAAAGCGACAACTCGAGGACCGGTTTGTGGTAAACGGATATTTTTTGGAAGGGAAATTAGTCGGTTTTATCTGTGCTTTTGCAGCAAACAATCATCTCGAAGTGCATTTCACCGGATATGACCACACCATCAACAAAGAGTTTGCCATCTATTCCAATATGTTATACGATATGGTCGGGCTTGGCTTGTATCGAGGCGTTGCTACCCTCAGTTTTGGCAGAACAGCCTTGGAAATCAAAAGCACAGTCGGGGCAGTAGGAGCCGATATGCCCGCTTTTATCAAATACAATAACCCCTGCGTCCACCGTTTCCTCATTCCCCTCATCAATCAGTTCAACAATACCGGTTGGATCCCTCGCCATCCTTTTAAACATCCGGCAATGGAACAATAA
- the aroB gene encoding 3-dehydroquinate synthase — protein sequence MINCPINIGRFKNLLPKFFAEKKFSQHIVLIDENTGKHCLPILSPLLPEVKTIQIPSGEAHKNLETCRYIWDRLMDYEADRNSVLINLGGGVICDMGGFAACTYKRGIPYVQIPTTVLAQVDAAIGCKLGVDYHGVKNMIGLIKCPNAIFINADFFKTLPLRQITNGMAEMVKHTLIANAGMYQELARFLPIHLRSKLQWYKIIEHSIEIKMKFVNADPQEQGERKKLNFGHTFGHGIESYSLLHHKNHLLHGEAIAMGMMAELYLSGKKLNLPKKEISKIMPKLATLLPEHYNKLTPDAFPEILNYMKHDKKNSNGMIKCVLLNKIGNAVIDVTITNDEIEEALQTLC from the coding sequence ATGATAAATTGCCCGATAAATATTGGACGATTTAAAAATTTACTCCCGAAATTTTTTGCCGAAAAGAAGTTTTCTCAACACATCGTGCTGATAGACGAAAACACGGGCAAACATTGTCTGCCGATATTGTCTCCGTTGCTGCCGGAGGTTAAAACCATTCAAATTCCATCGGGTGAAGCCCACAAAAACCTCGAAACCTGCCGGTATATCTGGGACCGGTTGATGGATTACGAAGCAGACCGGAATTCGGTGCTTATCAATTTGGGCGGGGGGGTTATCTGCGACATGGGCGGCTTTGCGGCATGTACCTATAAACGGGGGATTCCTTATGTACAGATTCCAACAACGGTACTGGCGCAGGTGGATGCAGCAATCGGGTGCAAGCTCGGAGTGGATTACCATGGGGTTAAAAACATGATTGGCCTCATCAAATGCCCGAATGCCATATTTATCAATGCTGATTTCTTTAAAACGCTGCCTTTAAGACAAATTACCAACGGAATGGCGGAAATGGTGAAACATACTCTGATTGCAAATGCCGGAATGTATCAGGAACTTGCAAGATTTCTTCCGATTCATCTCAGGTCTAAACTGCAATGGTATAAAATCATCGAACATTCTATTGAAATCAAGATGAAGTTTGTAAATGCCGACCCCCAGGAACAAGGGGAACGCAAGAAGCTGAATTTTGGACATACCTTCGGGCACGGAATTGAGAGCTATTCCCTCCTGCATCATAAAAATCACCTCCTGCACGGGGAAGCGATTGCCATGGGGATGATGGCAGAGCTTTACCTGTCGGGGAAAAAACTGAATCTGCCAAAAAAGGAAATTTCGAAAATCATGCCGAAACTCGCTACACTCTTGCCGGAACATTACAACAAACTAACGCCGGACGCTTTCCCCGAAATTTTAAACTATATGAAGCACGATAAAAAAAATTCAAACGGAATGATTAAATGCGTACTCCTGAACAAAATCGGGAATGCCGTCATTGATGTTACCATCACCAACGACGAAATCGAAGAAGCCTTACAGACGCTTTGTTGA
- the fdhD gene encoding formate dehydrogenase accessory sulfurtransferase FdhD gives METYRYPALKFQHHHFIPVEDILAVEEMLSIHINDRPFTITMRTPGYEADLIRGLLFSEQIYSDLHTDPVIQVVSRSDEGFITGVNVEADEALVLKNYSDKRNIVSVSSCGICGKTELDLTPVGKPVNHDEIFLAGSLPSMFEAMSKEQQSFRQSGGVHAAAAFTLSGKMLAIREDIGRHNAVDKVIGSLILSKQLDKARCLLVSGRVSYEIVSKTYFAGIPFLAAVSAPSSMAVDFCKNAGITLMAFCRNDYFTVYSHPEAVQS, from the coding sequence ATGGAAACCTACCGCTATCCGGCCTTAAAGTTTCAACATCATCATTTTATCCCCGTTGAGGATATTCTGGCGGTGGAAGAAATGCTGAGCATCCATATCAATGACCGCCCTTTTACCATCACCATGCGAACCCCCGGTTATGAAGCAGACCTTATCAGGGGGCTATTGTTTTCTGAACAGATTTACAGCGATTTGCATACCGATCCGGTCATTCAGGTGGTGTCGAGAAGCGATGAAGGCTTTATTACCGGGGTAAACGTGGAAGCCGATGAAGCATTAGTATTAAAAAATTACTCCGACAAGAGGAATATTGTCTCCGTATCGAGCTGTGGTATCTGCGGAAAAACCGAATTGGATTTGACCCCGGTGGGAAAACCGGTTAACCACGATGAAATCTTTTTGGCCGGCAGCCTGCCCTCCATGTTTGAAGCGATGAGCAAAGAACAACAATCTTTCCGGCAATCGGGCGGCGTTCATGCTGCTGCTGCTTTTACTTTATCCGGAAAAATGCTCGCCATCCGCGAAGATATTGGAAGACATAATGCAGTTGATAAAGTCATCGGCAGCTTAATATTGTCCAAACAATTGGATAAGGCAAGATGCCTGCTTGTCAGCGGACGGGTTTCTTATGAAATTGTGAGCAAAACTTATTTTGCAGGGATTCCTTTTTTAGCAGCCGTTTCTGCTCCTTCTTCGATGGCGGTTGATTTTTGCAAAAATGCGGGAATCACTTTGATGGCTTTTTGCCGGAACGATTATTTTACCGTCTATTCTCATCCTGAGGCAGTTCAGTCTTAG
- a CDS encoding formate--tetrahydrofolate ligase, with protein sequence MSLPFPSDLEIAQSAPIKHIKEIAARLNISSDDLHYFGKTKAKLPLELIDRDKINQSKLILVSAINPTPAGEGKTTVSIGLADGLNYIGKKAIVVLREPSLGPVFGMKGGAAGGGYAQVIPMEDINLHFTGDFAAVEKANNLLSALIDNNLQSKSRSLGLDPRTITWKRVMDMNDRSLRSIIIGLGGTANGVPRQDGFNITPASEVMAILCLSKNLEDLKTRLGNILVGFTHTKQPVFARDLNAGGAMALLLKDAIKPNLVQTLEGNPAILHGGPFANIAQGTNTIIATQTGLSLGDYVVTEAGFGADLGAEKFMNIKCGYGNLKPSAIVLVATIRALRHHGGAKKDQYSTPNLGFVGEGLENLEKHIENCRKFGITPVVAINSFYSDSPEEVALVQQFCASLGVKAVVTECFAKGGSGSALLAETVVEAASLESNRFKPLYDWTQPIEEKIKIIATQIYGAEAIEYSSVAHAQLKTMHELGFNNLPVCMAKTQKSFSDDETKVGRPRNFTVHVREFEYATGAGFIIPILGEMMRMPGLPAIPASEKMDIDKNGVITGLS encoded by the coding sequence ATGTCGTTACCCTTTCCTTCTGATTTGGAAATTGCTCAATCTGCTCCGATCAAACATATCAAAGAGATTGCTGCCCGTTTAAATATCAGTTCTGACGATCTTCATTATTTTGGAAAAACCAAAGCCAAACTACCTCTTGAACTGATTGACCGGGATAAAATCAATCAAAGCAAACTTATTTTAGTCAGTGCGATCAATCCTACTCCTGCCGGGGAAGGAAAAACTACCGTTTCTATCGGTTTGGCTGATGGACTGAATTATATCGGGAAAAAAGCCATTGTTGTTTTGCGTGAGCCTTCATTAGGCCCTGTATTTGGCATGAAGGGAGGCGCTGCAGGAGGAGGATATGCACAGGTAATTCCGATGGAAGACATCAACCTGCATTTTACCGGCGATTTTGCGGCAGTTGAAAAAGCCAACAACCTGTTGTCTGCACTGATTGACAATAATCTGCAAAGCAAAAGCAGGAGTTTGGGGTTAGACCCAAGAACTATTACCTGGAAACGGGTGATGGACATGAACGACCGGTCATTGAGAAGTATCATCATCGGACTGGGAGGCACTGCAAACGGAGTTCCCCGACAAGATGGGTTTAATATTACTCCTGCATCGGAGGTCATGGCCATTCTTTGCCTTTCCAAAAATCTGGAAGACCTGAAAACACGATTGGGAAATATATTAGTAGGATTTACCCACACCAAACAACCCGTTTTTGCCCGCGATTTAAACGCCGGCGGCGCTATGGCTTTGCTGTTGAAGGATGCCATCAAGCCCAATCTTGTTCAAACACTTGAAGGGAACCCGGCCATTCTTCACGGAGGACCATTTGCAAACATCGCACAGGGCACGAATACCATTATTGCCACTCAAACCGGTCTTTCATTGGGAGATTATGTCGTAACAGAGGCTGGATTTGGAGCCGACCTGGGCGCAGAAAAATTCATGAACATCAAATGCGGATACGGGAATTTAAAACCGTCAGCCATAGTTTTGGTAGCAACTATCCGCGCTTTAAGACATCACGGCGGCGCGAAGAAAGACCAATACAGTACGCCTAACCTCGGATTTGTGGGCGAAGGATTGGAAAATTTAGAAAAGCATATTGAAAATTGCAGGAAGTTTGGAATAACCCCCGTCGTAGCCATCAACAGCTTTTACTCCGACTCTCCCGAAGAAGTGGCATTGGTTCAACAATTTTGCGCTTCACTTGGGGTAAAAGCGGTGGTAACCGAATGTTTTGCCAAAGGGGGATCAGGCAGCGCTTTGCTTGCAGAAACCGTAGTGGAAGCGGCAAGTTTGGAAAGCAACCGTTTTAAACCTCTTTATGACTGGACACAACCAATTGAGGAAAAAATAAAAATCATTGCGACCCAGATTTACGGTGCAGAGGCGATTGAATATTCCTCTGTTGCACATGCACAACTAAAAACTATGCACGAACTCGGATTTAACAATTTACCGGTCTGCATGGCCAAAACCCAGAAATCATTTTCGGACGACGAAACCAAAGTCGGGCGACCCCGAAACTTTACCGTTCATGTCCGGGAGTTTGAATATGCAACCGGAGCCGGTTTTATCATTCCCATTTTAGGCGAAATGATGCGGATGCCCGGACTTCCTGCGATTCCGGCATCCGAGAAAATGGATATAGACAAAAATGGGGTGATTACCGGTTTATCCTAA
- a CDS encoding SGNH/GDSL hydrolase family protein yields the protein MNINKIYPLFLLSFGISTGLFFTGCDLTMDLPVASPGTGDFSRYMAVGSSFEAGYTSDGLTKYSQETSYPNLLAEQLRTVGIGPFRQPLLPAGNGSGMYKLMSVSTDTCNIITPVLEKTEPDPNWENNIAGTATFHNLGIPNMKTGDLNNSNISILNSYLKRVVTSGMTYFDLMDFAIAEIHPTFFTNWFGLTDAIAYSATGGGYIDNLPVSLFALTDTLLFADNYGLVLDKLQADGATGMVFTIPKILDFPFFTSVSYQAKGPDSCDHKLDVYITATNGVRKATFNPNSLYNDKILLPAGAELGRLDLKQVNGVDTLVPYGLSEYNPLLHDHALDRTEVQNCALAIQAYNRAIRKAAAERSVPVIDTDEYFDKLKAGTAYNGVPLSTTFISGGFFGLDGIHPSDRGYALLSNFFIQKIDSIYGATIPEMDITKFKGVVFQ from the coding sequence ATGAATATCAACAAAATTTACCCCCTGTTTTTACTTTCTTTTGGGATTTCCACCGGTTTGTTTTTTACCGGATGCGATTTGACGATGGATTTACCGGTTGCCTCGCCGGGAACGGGCGATTTCAGCCGCTATATGGCCGTTGGCAGCTCGTTTGAAGCCGGTTATACCTCTGACGGGCTTACCAAATATTCGCAGGAAACCTCCTACCCCAACTTATTGGCCGAACAACTCCGTACAGTAGGCATCGGCCCCTTTCGCCAGCCTTTGTTACCCGCCGGCAACGGTTCGGGCATGTACAAGCTGATGAGTGTTTCGACCGATACCTGCAATATCATCACCCCGGTTTTGGAGAAAACAGAACCCGACCCGAACTGGGAAAACAATATTGCCGGAACGGCAACCTTTCACAACCTCGGCATTCCGAACATGAAAACCGGCGATTTGAACAACTCCAATATTTCCATTCTGAACAGTTATTTAAAACGGGTGGTAACGTCCGGCATGACTTATTTCGACCTGATGGACTTTGCCATCGCTGAAATTCACCCTACTTTTTTTACCAACTGGTTTGGACTGACCGATGCCATCGCCTATTCGGCAACCGGCGGCGGATATATTGACAATCTTCCCGTTTCTCTGTTTGCCCTGACCGATACCCTCCTGTTTGCCGACAATTACGGATTAGTTTTAGACAAATTACAGGCCGACGGTGCGACAGGAATGGTATTTACCATCCCTAAAATACTCGACTTTCCTTTTTTTACCTCCGTTTCTTATCAGGCCAAAGGCCCTGATAGCTGTGATCATAAGCTCGATGTCTATATTACGGCCACAAATGGGGTCAGAAAAGCCACTTTTAACCCCAACTCGCTCTATAACGACAAGATTTTGTTGCCGGCAGGCGCAGAATTGGGGCGATTAGACCTGAAACAGGTAAATGGCGTTGATACGCTTGTTCCTTACGGACTTTCGGAATACAATCCTTTGCTGCACGACCATGCTTTAGACCGTACCGAAGTGCAAAATTGTGCATTGGCCATCCAAGCCTATAATCGCGCTATCCGGAAAGCAGCAGCCGAACGCAGCGTTCCGGTCATTGATACTGATGAATATTTTGATAAATTAAAAGCCGGAACGGCCTATAACGGGGTTCCATTGAGTACCACCTTTATTTCGGGCGGATTTTTCGGATTAGACGGCATTCACCCCTCCGACAGAGGGTACGCCTTGCTGTCAAACTTTTTTATTCAGAAGATTGACAGCATCTACGGTGCTACCATTCCCGAAATGGACATCACCAAGTTTAAAGGGGTTGTTTTTCAATAA
- a CDS encoding 3-phosphoshikimate 1-carboxyvinyltransferase translates to MKQALVIAPSDKHLSGTVELDGSKSISNRALIIQALCPEAIELTNLSESDDTNVLVHALTHKPEVIDVGAAGTTLRFLCAWLSTQPGTYVLTGSQRMTERPVGILVEALRTLGANIEYLGNPGYPPLKITGTSIEGGEIFIAANISSQFLSALLMVAPVFKQGLTLNLLTPLVSEPYLNMTLRLMKYFGVNHQKSGQSLYIPPQKYIARPFEIEADWSAASYFFALAALSDSADLLLPKLYAQSLQGDSVIQELMSWFGVFTRQETDGIRLIKTTSVLPDVFHYNFIKCPDIAQTMAVLCAALRVPANMKGLSTLKIKETDRTAALQTELKKVNARFTSTKNSGTLTFPKKTHNHPTPIAFDTYHDHRMAMSFAILTMVEPSGVVINNPEVVSKSFPGFWNTLRRLDFQVQVRDL, encoded by the coding sequence ATGAAACAAGCATTGGTCATTGCCCCTTCAGACAAACACCTGTCAGGAACAGTGGAATTGGATGGGTCTAAAAGCATCAGCAACCGCGCGTTGATAATTCAGGCGCTTTGCCCGGAAGCGATTGAACTTACGAACCTTTCGGAATCGGACGACACGAATGTGTTGGTACACGCCTTAACTCATAAACCGGAGGTGATAGATGTCGGAGCAGCCGGTACTACCCTGCGTTTTTTGTGTGCATGGCTGTCCACACAACCCGGAACCTATGTGTTAACCGGCAGCCAACGGATGACCGAGCGACCGGTCGGAATATTGGTCGAAGCGCTTCGGACTCTTGGCGCAAACATCGAGTATCTGGGCAATCCCGGATACCCTCCATTAAAAATTACGGGAACATCTATTGAAGGAGGTGAAATTTTTATCGCGGCAAACATCAGCAGTCAGTTTTTGTCGGCCTTGCTGATGGTTGCGCCAGTCTTTAAACAAGGGTTGACCCTGAATCTGCTCACCCCTTTAGTGTCAGAGCCTTATCTGAACATGACCCTGCGTTTGATGAAATACTTCGGGGTCAACCACCAAAAATCCGGACAATCGCTGTATATCCCCCCGCAAAAATACATTGCCCGTCCATTTGAAATTGAGGCGGACTGGAGTGCAGCCTCTTATTTTTTTGCGTTGGCGGCTTTGTCCGATTCTGCCGACCTGTTACTGCCGAAGCTCTATGCTCAAAGTCTGCAAGGCGATTCGGTGATTCAGGAACTGATGAGCTGGTTTGGAGTCTTCACCAGACAGGAAACTGACGGAATCAGGCTTATTAAAACCACATCCGTTCTGCCCGATGTTTTCCATTATAATTTTATAAAATGCCCTGATATTGCCCAAACGATGGCAGTGTTGTGTGCGGCACTCAGGGTTCCGGCAAATATGAAGGGGTTAAGCACCCTGAAGATTAAAGAAACAGACAGAACCGCCGCCCTTCAAACCGAACTGAAAAAGGTAAATGCCAGATTTACCTCCACCAAAAACTCAGGGACGCTGACCTTTCCAAAAAAAACACACAACCACCCAACCCCTATTGCGTTTGACACCTACCACGATCACCGCATGGCGATGTCTTTTGCAATCCTGACCATGGTCGAGCCTTCGGGCGTGGTGATTAACAACCCGGAGGTGGTATCCAAATCTTTTCCGGGTTTTTGGAATACCCTGCGCCGCCTTGATTTTCAGGTGCAGGTTCGGGATTTGTAA
- a CDS encoding outer membrane protein transport protein, whose product MRNFYFLLLISLLPPIQVWGSGFQISLQGQPQIGLAHCGTAAPLNAGALFYNPGGMGFLRGKQLMVGIHPVYGRAEYLQTSTAQSGRNDFGISLPFSLYYTHRLGPADAPSKFTIGIGVYTPFGSKISYPDDWMGKFLVQNVSLSTLFFQPTVSYNVNDRISIGVGLVGGYGKFTIQRAIPVYGEETYGQANLEADGTGFGFTAGVYTEPWPDKFSIGIAYKSAARVSLKNGDATFIVPQTAEVLFPDTKFNLNVGLPDAMSVAIAYFFDPKQGTTLKDKSNVSLISLEVERVGWNIFKDLNFEYADTIAGSRTLKLIRNYQNTYRFSIGGQYVTKKRLTLRAGAYYDLNAAPDCCSSPETPDTKRIVGTLGLSANLTSKLKIDFSLLYGRGLKRSTVNEQNNFASTLKGDVVSPGVGFQYIF is encoded by the coding sequence ATGCGCAATTTCTATTTTTTGTTGTTGATTTCCTTACTCCCGCCTATTCAGGTTTGGGGAAGCGGGTTTCAGATCTCGCTGCAAGGCCAACCTCAGATAGGCCTGGCACATTGCGGTACTGCGGCTCCGCTGAATGCCGGTGCTTTGTTTTACAATCCGGGTGGCATGGGTTTTCTGAGGGGTAAACAGTTGATGGTGGGCATTCACCCGGTTTATGGACGGGCGGAATATTTGCAAACCTCTACCGCTCAGAGCGGACGGAATGATTTTGGCATCAGCCTGCCCTTTTCCTTATATTATACGCATCGCCTGGGTCCGGCAGATGCGCCTTCAAAGTTCACCATCGGCATCGGGGTTTATACCCCCTTTGGCAGCAAAATAAGTTATCCAGACGACTGGATGGGGAAGTTCTTAGTACAGAATGTTTCCCTCAGTACCTTGTTTTTTCAACCGACCGTCAGCTATAATGTGAACGACCGCATTTCAATTGGCGTTGGTTTGGTGGGAGGATATGGCAAATTTACCATTCAACGCGCCATTCCCGTCTATGGGGAAGAAACTTACGGTCAGGCCAATTTAGAAGCAGATGGCACAGGGTTTGGATTTACCGCAGGTGTTTATACCGAACCTTGGCCGGATAAATTTTCGATTGGAATTGCTTACAAATCGGCTGCACGGGTCAGTTTAAAAAACGGAGATGCTACTTTTATCGTCCCACAGACCGCCGAAGTGTTGTTCCCCGACACCAAATTCAATCTTAATGTAGGCCTCCCCGATGCGATGTCTGTCGCAATTGCTTACTTTTTTGACCCCAAACAGGGAACGACCCTGAAAGACAAATCAAATGTGAGCTTAATCAGCCTTGAAGTGGAGCGGGTGGGCTGGAATATTTTCAAAGACCTGAACTTTGAATACGCCGACACCATAGCGGGTTCGAGAACCCTGAAGCTGATTCGCAACTACCAAAACACCTATCGCTTCAGCATTGGGGGGCAATACGTTACCAAAAAACGACTGACCTTGCGGGCAGGTGCTTATTATGATTTGAATGCAGCACCCGATTGTTGTTCCTCGCCCGAAACCCCCGACACCAAACGGATTGTCGGAACTTTGGGATTGTCGGCCAACCTGACTTCAAAACTGAAGATAGACTTTTCATTATTATATGGTCGCGGCTTAAAACGCAGCACCGTGAATGAACAGAATAACTTTGCATCTACGCTGAAAGGGGATGTCGTCAGTCCGGGTGTCGGGTTTCAATACATTTTTTAA